In Humulus lupulus chromosome 7, drHumLupu1.1, whole genome shotgun sequence, the following are encoded in one genomic region:
- the LOC133792012 gene encoding uncharacterized protein LOC133792012, translating to MLPRQSNEPIGIENQVRSNDQGQNPPPAPENWQQMLGDMQARLQRQGEEIRQLRQQHVPAGNAASEAPSAAPVPVVQQQTELENRWELLYEQFRKQDPPAVLAQHHSIVRARARARARNEELKAKLHSTQVALSATQAALVAAQQGELSTKAAVTAAQEGEQATKAALTAAQEGKQAAKVSLAFV from the exons atgcttccaaggcaatcTAATGAGCCAATCGGCATTGAGAATCAGGTCAGAAGTAATGACcaaggtcagaaccctccgccagctccAGAAAACTGGCAACAGATGCTTGGTGATATGCAGGCTAGGCTACAGAGACAGGGTGAAGAGATTCGCCAGTTGAGGCAACAACATGTTCCGGCAGGGAACGCTGCATCAGAGGCCCCATCTGCTGCTCCAGTACCGGTCGTACAGCAGCAGACAGAGTTAGAGAACCGTTGGGAGTTACTGTATGAACAGTTCAGGAAACAGGACCCTCCG GCAGTCTTGGCTCAACATCACAGCATAGTTCGGGCCAGGGCCAGGGCTAGGGCTAGGAATGAAGAGCTTAAGGCCAAGCTCCATTCCACTCAAGTCGCCCTGTCTGCTACCCAAGCTGCCCTCGTAGCTGCTCAACAAGGTGAATTAAGCACCAAAGCTGCCGTGACAGCGgcccaagaaggcgagcaggctacAAAGGCTGCCCTAACAGCGGCCCAGGAGGGCAAGCAAGCTGCGAAGGTTTCCCTGGCTTTCGTGTAG